One segment of Panicum virgatum strain AP13 chromosome 3K, P.virgatum_v5, whole genome shotgun sequence DNA contains the following:
- the LOC120700671 gene encoding uncharacterized protein LOC120700671 codes for MEVRSSSGNEPRVVRLPGDLVTEIVARVPYRSLCRFKLVSRSWRALCSDPAVRRWCPQTLAGFFFRIMPLGPSSPYVRHFVNSSGEARPWSTPPSRSCRPATGTRASSTPTTVSSCTNVRMCARTSDPAILSATVTEEWIDLPGTKATCISPSSVWASIQPCESDRVL; via the coding sequence ATGGAGGTGAGGTCCAGCTCCGGCAATGAGCCGCGCGTGGTCAGGCTGCCCGGCGACCTCGTCACCGAGATCGTCGCGCGGGTGCCCTACCGCTCGCTCTGCCGGTTCAAGCTCGTCTCGCGGTCATGGCGGGCCCTCTGCTCCGACCCCGCCGTCCGCCGCTGGTGCCCGCAGACCCTGGCCGGCTTCTTCTTCCGCATCATGCCCCTCGGCCCCTCCTCTCCGTACGTTCGCCACTTCGTCAACTCGTCGGGAGAGGCGCGCCCATGGTCGACCCCTCCTTCTCGTTcctgccggccggccaccgggaCGCGTGCATCATCGACTCCTACAACGGTCTCCTCCTGTACAAACGTGAGGATGTGCGCCCGCACGTCGGATCCCGCTATTTTGTCTGCAACTGTGACGGAGGAGTGGATTGATTTGCCGGGCACAAAAGCGACTTGTATTTCCCCATCGTCCGTCTGGGCTTCGATCCAACcgtgtgaaagtgatcgggtgctctag